The DNA sequence TCTTGATTGCTTTCTTAAATTTACCCATAAAAAAGGGCGTGTGTAttccagagagagagagatgagaaagaTTTGGAGTAATATCTTTTACTCTTCAATTTCTGtttgttgtttgatttttaCAGATTTGgatattgtttattttctctctttggAAACTCAGAATCCCACTTTAACAACCGTCACTCTCCCACCACTTTCTTCCAACTTTTAATGCTTTCAACCAACCATCACTCATATTTTAGCACCACAAAAACCACTGTATTGttccagagagagagagaggcatgtaacatttttaattaactttcataattttctttttgttcaaATTGATAGAAACCCAAAAATCATATTTCAAGACAACAAATTGAGATTTGGATGAGAAAGGAGACAGTTGCTGACATTAATCAAGATTTGTGGACTTACTCCGACATAGAAAAAAAGATGTGGAAACAATTCGAAATTTGGAATCCCACAAAAATGATAGTAACATTTTTGAAGAGCCAATTTTTTAAGATTCAGCCATAAGTTGAATAAGAAATGACAAGAGGAGGTAAGCATTTTGGAAGAAGAACGAATGCTTTATTCTTTCCCAGTTCAAATGGGATTCGGTTTCCCtttctttacaaaataaacCTATTTACCGAATGGAACAATAACTGTCTCTCATTTGATACAAAGATCCATACAGGCGCAACCAACATTAGACCGTCTTGTAAAACCATACAGTAAGGAGGTGTAATCAGTAAATGCATTCTTAGTTCACCGGAGTCGGGTCTGGTTTCCTCTGGAAGAAAAGCGAACCTAACAGAACAGCGATCCCGGTTATCGCAATGGTAAACAGTAGGCGCCTTGGTGAGAACTCGCGTGGCTGCCTCCTTGGGGCACCTGCACCCCTTTCCCTGTCCGGTGCCCTTACGTTCCTGCAAAGATATCATAACCAATTTTCAACTTAATATGATGCaagtaaacagaaaacaagCACAGCTGACAATCTTAAGGAATGCTAAGTGTGATGTAAATATCAATGCTTGTGAGAGAACTCATAGCAAGttagatataattaaaacacaaaCTTATATacccaattttgcattaagcTGAGGTATTTAGTGcaacaaatatatgaaaaatttcTTAAGTGGATACAATTTGAACCACCAACGCACACTTAAGTGGCTCAGATACACAAAATTATCCAGCCTGGTAATGTATCTACTttttggtgatgatgatggtcAATGTGTCTACATCGGTTTCGGTTCATTTAACTGTTTTACTTTAGTTGCGGTTCATTTAACTGTAAGTACTAACTTCTAATCAAAGTCACTACAGTTATCACTAAGGTCAAAATTTCCACATGCCACTTATAGGTGGGTATGAATTTGTATCTCAATATACCATAAACAAACTTTACTAATGAAACATAAGTAAAAAgctgaataaattaataatagatTCTTCTTACCTTGATGATTCAGCTATGTTACTAACAACACCAGTGCATCTGCTTTCATGGTTATGCATCTCTCGAAGTCTAATATATTTATGGCACATGTAACATAACTCTGTCCGATTTCCACAAACTTCCTGAAATAACCGATGAATAGCACATTAAACCAAATGAAGAATAtcacaaatcaaattaacaatttattacCTGGTGCTCCAATAGATCAATTGCAGGCAGTGGAAATTCACAATATTCACAAGTCACAATTCTTTTAGGGCAATTCTCTCCTTTGTGAACATCTAAACTATCACGTTCCATAGTCTCACTGCACAGGGAACAAGAGACCTGCCAAGTAATTGAAGCACCATGAGAACGATAAACTTGCAAAAATCATATAGGATTCAGCCTCAAATAtgtaattgaataattaatcatttccTGAAAATTTTTAGAACAAATTGTATATTTACATACACTTGATATGAACCagaataaaagttactaataTAAGAGAATGAAGATCAACAGCGCATGCAGAGGACATGTTGAGAATTGAGATACcaatgcataaaattttgatttcatgaATTGAGACTCAATTACCAAAGATATTTTGTATTACAGTTCTGCCTGCAGAACTGCTTGATCTCACACTATAGTAGATTTGTCAACTGCGATAagcatgttttaattttttattaattgagttAGGCAGTTAGCCCAGCATCAATGTTCTTTGTCACCAACCATGAATTACCTCTGACATCTCATGCTTCAGCTGTGATGTTGTTTTTAATTCCATCAGTTTTGGTCTAGTTACTAGATCACATGATGATTAAGCATATGTTGAGCATATAACATGAATATGTGCTACTATCCattgtttacttgtttttgATGGTATGGCATGCTGATAACATGAATCCTAAAAGTTTACTTAGCATGCCGGATAACACAAAATCCATGTttgtgaaagaaaaaatgtagGTCTTCATGACAAGTATTTCTGTATCTTAAACTCTGCCCAAATAAAAGTCACCATCAGGCATCAGTACAAAGTCTAACGCCCTAATTTTACAAAAGAATTACTACTTATTATTGGTGTCTGGTGGCAGCACTAAAAGTTCATAAGAGAAGAGTCGTCCAATGTTTTAATCACATGAATATAATACATGAAGAAAATGTGGCAGCGACCTGCAATTTGATGAGTGATGTGAACTTGACAAGGAAATGTACAAACAACCATGATCAAGTCCATAGGAGTAAAATCaccaataaaaattattgccAACTCCAGAAGTAAATACATATAGGAAACCACATTTGTAGATTAGTATGCAACTGATCCAAGATTAGAGCAAGCATATGCCAAGAAGGCATTTACATAAAACAAATGCATTAAGAAAACTGAGTTTTTGTCCCCTCATATAGAaattatttacaccaaaaGAATTTTCAAGAACAAAATGGAACTACTTTGCTGAAAGGAAATTTATGCATGCTCTTTATATATTTCCTAAATGAATTTCACGGAAGTTAAACAGCAGAGATAAACTAATATACCGGGGCATGGGTACTCAGAAAATGCTC is a window from the Salvia hispanica cultivar TCC Black 2014 chromosome 1, UniMelb_Shisp_WGS_1.0, whole genome shotgun sequence genome containing:
- the LOC125207722 gene encoding XIAP-associated factor 1-like; translated protein: MAGVSDDQVTSVCGHCDRAIPVSNIDLHFAHCSRNLEKCKVCDDMIPRKHAEEHFLSTHAPVSCSLCSETMERDSLDVHKGENCPKRIVTCEYCEFPLPAIDLLEHQEVCGNRTELCYMCHKYIRLREMHNHESRCTGVVSNIAESSRNVRAPDRERGAGAPRRQPREFSPRRLLFTIAITGIAVLLGSLFFQRKPDPTPVN